A portion of the Candidatus Methylomirabilota bacterium genome contains these proteins:
- a CDS encoding bacteriophage holin — MFQVARGIFALARMGEMMQSLSIKGLGLSLGLTWGVGVIFIGLAGSVGWGRPVVDLLGSLYLGFGPSLGGSLIGGVWAFIDGAVGGIVIAWLYNRFC, encoded by the coding sequence GTGTTTCAAGTCGCGCGAGGGATTTTTGCTTTAGCGCGAATGGGGGAGATGATGCAGTCTTTGAGTATTAAAGGCCTGGGCTTATCTCTCGGGCTGACCTGGGGAGTGGGGGTGATTTTCATTGGGCTGGCTGGCTCTGTAGGCTGGGGCCGACCAGTGGTCGATTTGCTGGGGTCCCTTTACTTGGGCTTTGGGCCAAGTCTCGGCGGCAGCCTGATCGGTGGAGTCTGGGCTTTCATCGATGGGGCTGTCGGTGGGATCGTTATTGCCTGGCTGTACAACCGCTTCTGTTAG